In a single window of the Aminomonas paucivorans DSM 12260 genome:
- a CDS encoding lysophospholipid acyltransferase family protein gives MSWKTALVCALGRRLRPGWSASALVGLLEGAVLLARPRRAVALGNLRLAFPEKTAEERRALYRGCVRHLAWSAVECLVLDREPRQALEWVEEARGREWLDRPRGEGKGVVLVTPHLGNWELCAAWMAQAGYPLCAIVRPPDDPEDAGFLEAFRERSGLKTLDKEAPMTRAVGVLRRGEILGIVSDQHGGPKGVEAPFFGVVTSTVPGPSVFAHLTGCPVVMVESWREAPFRHRIRFSPVDWEVPGDREARVREGTARVNAALEGAIRRHPEQWLWQHRRFVEAMREGHFFEG, from the coding sequence GTGTCCTGGAAGACCGCCCTGGTCTGCGCCCTGGGACGGCGCCTCCGCCCCGGGTGGAGCGCCTCGGCCCTGGTGGGGCTCCTGGAGGGGGCGGTGCTGCTGGCCCGTCCCCGTCGCGCCGTGGCCCTGGGGAACCTGCGCCTGGCCTTCCCGGAGAAGACGGCGGAGGAACGCCGGGCCCTCTACCGAGGCTGCGTGCGCCATCTGGCCTGGTCCGCCGTGGAGTGCCTGGTCCTGGACCGGGAGCCTCGGCAGGCCCTGGAGTGGGTGGAGGAGGCCCGGGGGCGGGAGTGGCTGGACCGGCCCCGGGGAGAGGGAAAGGGGGTCGTCCTGGTGACCCCCCACCTGGGGAACTGGGAACTCTGCGCCGCCTGGATGGCCCAGGCGGGGTATCCCCTCTGCGCCATCGTCCGCCCTCCCGACGACCCGGAGGACGCGGGGTTTCTGGAGGCCTTCCGGGAGCGCAGCGGCCTGAAGACCCTGGACAAGGAGGCCCCCATGACCCGGGCGGTGGGGGTGCTGCGCCGGGGGGAGATCCTGGGGATCGTGTCGGACCAGCACGGGGGCCCCAAGGGGGTGGAGGCGCCCTTCTTCGGGGTGGTCACCTCCACCGTGCCGGGGCCCTCGGTGTTCGCCCATCTCACGGGGTGTCCCGTGGTGATGGTGGAGTCCTGGCGGGAGGCCCCCTTCCGTCACCGGATCCGGTTTTCCCCCGTGGACTGGGAGGTCCCGGGGGACCGGGAGGCCCGGGTCCGGGAGGGTACCGCCCGGGTCAACGCGGCCCTGGAAGGGGCCATCCGGCGGCACCCGGAACAGTGGCTCTGGCAGCACCGCCGGTTTGTGGAGGCCATGAGGGAGGGGCACTTCTTCGAGGGGTGA
- the tyrS gene encoding tyrosine--tRNA ligase, producing the protein MTERKNALEVLSRRGLIEWCSQPEELSSLFEREMVTGYVGFDPSADSLHVGNMVPIMGLAWLQRLGHRPMALVGGGTGLIGDPSGKTKERQLLSEEQVVHNMGCIRGQLERFLDFDRTPNAALLVNNYDWLKKQGYIEFLRDTGKYFSVNYMINREYIRSRLEDPEKSITYTELSYMLLQAFDFHHLYRTQGCLLQMGGNDQQGNLIAGIDLIRKKEGVQAYAATFPLLLTSSGQKFGKSEQGAVYLSPERTSPYRFYQFWINTEDADLPKLLRMYTFWEDEEIGALLAEQAAAPERRTGQKRLAWDFTCRVHGEEVAKRVARASELLFGEFDLSRLDAQVLETLVDEIPTAPLPGDLPRSLADLLAESGACPSKGEAKRLLKGGGVSCNGRKVEREDAAVEPSELLFDRYLFLRLGKKRFHLLRRG; encoded by the coding sequence ATGACGGAACGGAAGAATGCCCTGGAGGTGCTGAGCCGCAGGGGGCTCATCGAATGGTGTAGCCAGCCGGAGGAACTCTCCTCCCTGTTCGAGCGGGAGATGGTGACGGGCTACGTGGGTTTCGACCCCTCCGCGGACAGCCTCCACGTGGGGAACATGGTGCCCATCATGGGTTTGGCGTGGCTCCAGCGTCTGGGGCATCGTCCCATGGCCCTGGTGGGGGGCGGCACGGGACTCATCGGGGACCCCTCCGGCAAGACCAAGGAGCGGCAGCTCCTCTCGGAGGAGCAGGTGGTCCACAACATGGGCTGCATCCGTGGCCAGCTGGAGCGGTTCCTGGACTTCGACCGCACTCCCAACGCGGCTCTGCTGGTGAACAACTACGACTGGCTCAAGAAGCAGGGCTACATCGAGTTCCTCCGGGACACGGGGAAGTACTTCTCCGTGAACTATATGATCAACCGGGAGTACATCCGCAGCCGCCTGGAGGACCCGGAGAAGTCCATCACCTACACGGAGCTGTCCTACATGCTCCTCCAGGCCTTCGACTTCCACCACCTCTACAGGACCCAGGGCTGCCTGCTCCAGATGGGGGGCAACGACCAGCAGGGTAACCTCATCGCGGGCATCGACCTGATCCGCAAGAAGGAAGGGGTGCAGGCCTACGCCGCCACCTTCCCCCTGCTGCTCACCTCCTCGGGACAGAAGTTCGGCAAGTCCGAACAGGGGGCGGTGTACCTCTCCCCGGAGCGGACCTCCCCCTACCGGTTCTACCAGTTCTGGATCAACACGGAGGACGCGGACCTGCCCAAGCTCCTGCGCATGTACACCTTCTGGGAGGACGAGGAGATCGGGGCGCTGCTTGCGGAGCAGGCCGCCGCTCCGGAGCGCCGCACCGGCCAGAAGCGTCTCGCCTGGGACTTCACCTGTCGGGTCCACGGGGAAGAGGTGGCCAAACGGGTCGCCCGGGCCAGCGAGCTGCTCTTCGGGGAGTTCGACCTCTCCCGCCTGGACGCCCAGGTGCTGGAGACCCTGGTGGACGAGATCCCCACCGCCCCCCTGCCGGGGGACCTGCCCCGGTCCCTGGCGGACCTGTTGGCGGAGAGCGGCGCCTGTCCCTCCAAGGGGGAGGCCAAGCGCCTCCTCAAGGGCGGCGGGGTGTCCTGCAACGGCCGCAAGGTGGAGCGTGAGGACGCGGCCGTGGAGCCCTCGGAGCTGCTCTTTGACCGGTACCTCTTCCTCCGGTTGGGCAAGAAGCGGTTCCACCTGCTGCGTCGGGGCTAA
- a CDS encoding sensor histidine kinase: protein MRRHLLLFLTLSVLLPSVAVVAGSGLGLVQAQKALESVTRSYVRNLAESMANRLDGAWNLQAQAYGTHHGLMGLRFLSRDLLVPGLVAVMDTQGRFLLGTPGAEPLTLLWRRGMPLGEAVEARGNRGERYTVAAYPAAGNQLFVVAAVSWDELLGPVLRVATLWPFFVGFVGVWSLLAVGAFARWVVWPLRHLGAEVAALRWGEDAPAPEPFPAVLELQRLRRTISHLALTAIDRASLTKRYVGDLIRVQEEEKSHLSREIHDGPLQDVTALIQRVRLARMEAKDPAALEEQLRLAEGIAQECVKELRGLCDELNPPWLELGFEQALTELVARLQQQWPVDLRLECLVHPELDREETLALFRVVQEGVHNAVRHGKARRVEVSLSEAEGEWTLSLRDDGTGFVFPEDLRALRLQGHRGLANMQERMALIGGSLEVRTAPGRGTEILCRLRKRV, encoded by the coding sequence TTGAGGCGACACCTTCTCCTCTTCCTGACCCTGTCCGTCCTCCTGCCCTCCGTGGCGGTGGTGGCGGGTTCGGGGTTGGGGTTGGTACAGGCCCAGAAGGCGCTGGAGTCGGTCACCCGCTCCTACGTGCGCAACCTGGCGGAGAGCATGGCGAACCGTCTGGACGGGGCCTGGAACCTCCAGGCTCAGGCCTACGGGACCCACCACGGTCTCATGGGGCTGCGGTTTCTCTCCCGGGACCTGCTGGTTCCCGGGCTGGTGGCGGTGATGGACACCCAGGGGCGTTTTCTCCTGGGAACCCCCGGGGCGGAGCCCCTGACCCTCCTCTGGAGGCGGGGGATGCCCCTGGGAGAGGCGGTGGAGGCCCGGGGGAACCGGGGGGAGCGCTACACCGTGGCGGCCTACCCCGCCGCGGGAAACCAGCTCTTCGTGGTGGCGGCGGTTTCCTGGGACGAGCTGCTGGGGCCGGTGCTCCGGGTGGCCACCCTGTGGCCCTTCTTTGTGGGGTTCGTGGGCGTCTGGAGTCTTCTGGCGGTGGGGGCCTTCGCCCGCTGGGTGGTGTGGCCCCTCCGGCACCTCGGGGCGGAGGTGGCGGCCCTGCGGTGGGGGGAGGACGCCCCGGCGCCGGAGCCCTTCCCGGCGGTGCTGGAGCTTCAGCGGCTGCGCCGGACCATCTCCCACCTGGCCCTTACGGCCATTGACCGGGCTTCCCTGACCAAACGGTACGTGGGGGACCTGATCCGGGTGCAGGAGGAGGAGAAGTCCCACCTCTCCCGGGAGATCCACGACGGCCCCCTGCAGGACGTGACGGCCCTGATCCAGCGGGTCCGCCTGGCCCGGATGGAGGCGAAGGACCCCGCCGCCCTGGAGGAGCAGCTTCGCCTGGCGGAGGGCATCGCCCAGGAGTGCGTGAAGGAGCTGCGGGGGTTGTGCGACGAGCTGAACCCCCCCTGGCTGGAGCTGGGATTCGAACAGGCCCTGACGGAGCTGGTGGCCCGGCTCCAGCAGCAGTGGCCCGTGGACCTGCGTCTGGAGTGCCTGGTCCACCCGGAACTGGATCGGGAGGAGACCCTGGCCCTCTTTCGGGTGGTGCAGGAGGGGGTGCACAACGCGGTGCGCCACGGGAAGGCCCGCCGGGTGGAGGTCTCCCTGTCGGAGGCGGAAGGGGAGTGGACCCTTTCCCTTCGGGACGACGGGACGGGCTTCGTCTTCCCTGAGGACCTCCGGGCCCTGCGGCTTCAGGGGCACCGGGGACTGGCGAACATGCAGGAGCGCATGGCCCTGATCGGGGGCAGCCTGGAGGTGCGCACCGCTCCGGGCAGGGGGACGGAGATTCTCTGCCGTCTGCGGAAGCGAGTCTGA
- a CDS encoding MBL fold metallo-hydrolase RNA specificity domain-containing protein — protein MNLKFLGAAGEVTGSNYLLETENSRILVDCGLHQGRDEEAQNRDEFPYNPGSVDAVLLTHAHMDHSGLLPLLAKRGFKGRIWATTATVEFCEVLWRDSAHLMEEEAEWKTRKNARKGLPPVEPLYDLEDVERAISLLQPLSYDEMIRLSPEVQVRFRDAGHILGSAMIEVWLGPLRDVKVVFSGDLGPMRTVMEKTPSVIEDADFVVIESTYGDRLHRSNEETRAEFQSILEQALNEKGKVLIPTFVVDRAQRVLYELDLLQRALPSKNGVPIFFDSPMGVKATDIYRGHPELLSQELQGRFRKGEDPFSPRNLRHVATVDDSRAINQIGHAVVLAGSGMCTGGRIVHHLKHNLWQENCHVVLVGYQARGTLGRRLVEGEKVLRIAGEEVTVQAKVHTVNGFSAHGDRKDLLAWAGHFDSAPVFLVTHGEPTSSEALAQGLRELGYQAVVPHKGEEMDLKRAERLYVPAQEWAPVRADRREEVLSLLGDIASLTVSLREGLEEEENLQELLPLLESSRTLLKTVGRLRKAPEPARR, from the coding sequence ATGAACTTGAAGTTTTTGGGAGCCGCAGGGGAAGTCACCGGTTCGAACTACCTTCTGGAGACCGAGAACAGCCGCATCCTGGTGGACTGCGGTCTTCACCAGGGGCGGGACGAGGAGGCTCAGAACCGGGACGAGTTCCCCTACAACCCCGGTTCCGTGGACGCGGTGCTCCTGACCCACGCCCACATGGACCACAGCGGGCTGCTTCCCCTCCTGGCGAAGCGGGGCTTCAAGGGGCGCATCTGGGCCACCACCGCCACGGTGGAGTTCTGCGAGGTGCTCTGGCGGGATTCGGCGCACCTCATGGAAGAGGAGGCGGAGTGGAAGACCCGCAAGAACGCCCGCAAGGGCCTGCCCCCGGTGGAGCCCCTCTACGACCTGGAGGACGTGGAGCGGGCCATCTCCCTGTTGCAGCCCCTGTCCTACGATGAGATGATCCGCCTCAGCCCGGAGGTGCAGGTCCGCTTCCGGGACGCGGGGCACATCCTGGGCAGCGCCATGATCGAGGTGTGGCTGGGGCCCCTGCGGGACGTGAAGGTGGTCTTCTCCGGCGACCTGGGGCCCATGAGGACGGTGATGGAGAAGACACCCTCCGTCATTGAGGACGCGGATTTCGTGGTCATCGAGTCCACCTACGGGGACCGGCTGCACCGGTCCAACGAGGAGACCCGGGCGGAGTTCCAGTCCATCCTGGAACAGGCCCTGAACGAGAAGGGCAAGGTGCTCATCCCCACCTTCGTGGTGGATCGGGCCCAGCGGGTGCTCTACGAGCTGGACCTGCTCCAGCGGGCCCTCCCCTCGAAGAACGGGGTGCCCATCTTCTTCGACTCCCCCATGGGGGTCAAGGCCACGGACATCTACCGGGGCCACCCGGAGCTGCTCTCCCAGGAGCTTCAGGGCCGCTTCCGCAAGGGGGAGGACCCCTTCTCCCCCCGGAACCTGAGGCACGTGGCCACGGTGGACGACAGCCGGGCCATCAACCAGATCGGGCACGCGGTGGTGCTGGCGGGAAGCGGCATGTGCACGGGGGGGCGCATCGTGCACCACCTGAAGCACAACCTCTGGCAGGAGAACTGCCACGTGGTGCTGGTGGGCTACCAGGCCCGGGGCACCCTGGGGCGCCGCCTCGTGGAGGGGGAGAAGGTCCTGCGCATCGCCGGGGAGGAGGTGACGGTGCAGGCCAAGGTGCACACCGTCAACGGCTTCTCCGCCCACGGGGACCGCAAGGACCTCCTCGCCTGGGCGGGACACTTCGACTCCGCCCCGGTGTTCCTGGTGACCCACGGGGAACCCACCTCCTCCGAGGCCCTGGCTCAGGGGCTGCGGGAACTGGGCTACCAGGCCGTGGTGCCCCACAAGGGGGAGGAGATGGACCTCAAGCGGGCGGAGCGGCTCTACGTGCCCGCCCAGGAGTGGGCTCCCGTCCGGGCGGACCGGCGGGAGGAAGTGCTCTCCCTGCTGGGGGACATCGCCAGCCTGACCGTTTCCCTGAGAGAGGGGCTGGAGGAGGAGGAAAACCTCCAGGAATTGTTGCCTTTGTTGGAATCCAGCCGTACCCTGCTGAAGACGGTGGGGCGGCTTCGGAAGGCGCCGGAACCGGCGCGGCGCTGA
- a CDS encoding 2-hydroxymuconate tautomerase, giving the protein MPIVQIHLLEGRTLEQKRKVVADVTNCICQDLEVRPEQVRIILEEMPREHYAIAGTLVSDRA; this is encoded by the coding sequence ATGCCCATCGTCCAGATTCATCTGCTGGAGGGACGCACCCTGGAGCAGAAGCGCAAGGTGGTGGCGGACGTGACGAACTGCATCTGCCAGGACCTGGAGGTACGCCCGGAACAGGTGCGCATCATCCTGGAGGAGATGCCCCGGGAGCACTACGCCATCGCGGGGACCCTGGTCTCGGACCGGGCCTGA